The candidate division KSB1 bacterium genome has a window encoding:
- a CDS encoding MotA/TolQ/ExbB proton channel family protein produces the protein MMIPLAFCSFIALAILFERLMVLRKIQINTRTFVLQVKNMLLRGRLRDAIELAKRTPGPIAKITAAGLAKHDRPREEIKDAIESAAQTEVYLLEKNLGVLGTIAAVAPLIGFLGTVTGMIKAFMQVQSLGGNVDAGVLAGGIWEALITTAAGLVVGIPSLIFYNWLQSKVEHHVFEMQQSSTELMDTLLEKDNHEDPDYA, from the coding sequence ATGATGATTCCGCTCGCGTTCTGTTCCTTCATCGCACTGGCCATCCTGTTCGAACGACTGATGGTTCTGCGCAAGATCCAAATCAACACGCGCACCTTTGTCCTGCAGGTGAAAAACATGCTGCTGCGCGGGCGACTGCGCGATGCAATAGAACTTGCCAAGCGCACACCCGGACCGATTGCCAAAATTACCGCTGCAGGACTGGCCAAGCACGATCGTCCGCGTGAGGAAATCAAAGACGCCATCGAATCCGCCGCCCAGACCGAAGTCTATTTATTGGAAAAGAATCTCGGCGTGTTGGGTACGATTGCCGCCGTAGCGCCGCTTATCGGCTTTCTCGGCACCGTAACGGGAATGATCAAAGCGTTTATGCAGGTCCAATCCCTGGGCGGCAATGTCGATGCAGGCGTTCTGGCGGGCGGCATTTGGGAGGCGCTGATCACTACGGCTGCGGGCCTGGTGGTCGGCATCCCTTCGCTCATTTTCTACAACTGGCTGCAGAGCAAGGTCGAGCATCACGTCTTTGAAATGCAGCAAAGCTCGACGGAATTGATGGACACTTTGTTGGAAAAGGACAACCATGAAGATCCAGACTACGCGTAA